From Lagenorhynchus albirostris chromosome 10, mLagAlb1.1, whole genome shotgun sequence, the proteins below share one genomic window:
- the ATAT1 gene encoding alpha-tubulin N-acetyltransferase 1 isoform X4, which translates to MEFPFDVDALLPERITVLDQHLRPPARRPGTTTPARVDLQQQIMTIVDELGKASAKAQHLPAPITSASRMQSNRHVMYILKDTSARMAGKGAIVGFLKVGYKKLFVLDDREAHNEVEPLCILDFYIHESLQRHGHGRDLFQYMLQKERVEPHQLAIDRPSQKLLKFLNKHYNLETTVPQVNNFVIFEGFFAHQHRPPATSLRATRHSCAAAVDPMPAAPARKLPPKRAEGDIKPYSSSDREFLKVAVEPPWPLNRAPRRATPPAHPPPRSSSLGNSPERGPLRPFVPEQELLRSLRLCPPHPTARLLLATDPGGSPAQRRRTSSLPRSDESRY; encoded by the exons ATGGAGTTCCCGTTCGATGTGGACGCGCTGCTCCCGGAGCGGATCACGGTGCTAGACCAGCACCTACGGCCACCGGCCCGCCGACCCGGAACCACAACGCCGGCCCG TGTTGATCTGCAGCAGCAAATTATGACCATTGTAGATGAACTGGGCAAGGCTTCTGCTAAG GCCCAGCATCTTCCTGCTCCCATCACCAGTGCATCAAGGATGCAGAGTAACCGCCACGTTATGTATATACTCAAAGATACTTCAGCTCGAAT ggctggaaaaggagCCATTGTTGGCTTCCTTAAAGTTGGATATAAGAAACTCTTTGTACTG GATGACCGTGAGGCTCACAATGAGGTAGAACCACTTTGCATCTTGGACTTTTACATCCATGAGTCACTTCAACGCCATGGCCATGGACGAGATCTCTTCCAGTATATGCTGCAG AAGGAGCGAGTTGAACCACATCAACTGGCTATTGACCGACCCTCACAGAAGCTGCTGAAGTTCCTGAATAAACACTACAACCTGGAGACCACAGTCCCACAG GTGAACAACTTCGTGATCTTCGAAGGATTCTTTGCCCATCAGCATC GGCCCCCTGCTACCTCTCTGAGGGCAACTCGACACTCTTGTGCTGCTGCGGTCGATCCTATGCCCGCTG CTCCAGCAAGGAAGCTGCCACCCAAGAGAGCAGAGGGAGACATAAAGCCATACTCCTCTAGTGACCGAGAAT ttcTGAAGGTAGCTGTGGAGCCTCCCTGGCCCTTGAACAGGGCCCCTCGCCGTGCTACACCTCCAGCCCACCCACCCCCGCGCTCCAGCAGCCTGGGAAACTCGCCAGAACGGGGTCCCCTCCGCCCCTTCGTGCCAGAGCAGGAGCTGCTGCGTTCCCTGCGCCTCTGCCCTCCGCACCCCACCGCCCGCCTTCTGCTTGCTACTGACCCAGGCGGCAGCCCAGCCCAGCGTCGCCGCACCAG CTCCCTTCCCCGCTCTGATGAGAGTCGATACTGA
- the ATAT1 gene encoding alpha-tubulin N-acetyltransferase 1 isoform X5, with amino-acid sequence MEFPFDVDALLPERITVLDQHLRPPARRPGTTTPARVDLQQQIMTIVDELGKASAKAQHLPAPITSASRMQSNRHVMYILKDTSARMAGKGAIVGFLKVGYKKLFVLDDREAHNEVEPLCILDFYIHESLQRHGHGRDLFQYMLQKERVEPHQLAIDRPSQKLLKFLNKHYNLETTVPQVNNFVIFEGFFAHQHPPARKLPPKRAEGDIKPYSSSDREFLKVAVEPPWPLNRAPRRATPPAHPPPRSSSLGNSPERGPLRPFVPEQELLRSLRLCPPHPTARLLLATDPGGSPAQRRRTSSLPRSDESRY; translated from the exons ATGGAGTTCCCGTTCGATGTGGACGCGCTGCTCCCGGAGCGGATCACGGTGCTAGACCAGCACCTACGGCCACCGGCCCGCCGACCCGGAACCACAACGCCGGCCCG TGTTGATCTGCAGCAGCAAATTATGACCATTGTAGATGAACTGGGCAAGGCTTCTGCTAAG GCCCAGCATCTTCCTGCTCCCATCACCAGTGCATCAAGGATGCAGAGTAACCGCCACGTTATGTATATACTCAAAGATACTTCAGCTCGAAT ggctggaaaaggagCCATTGTTGGCTTCCTTAAAGTTGGATATAAGAAACTCTTTGTACTG GATGACCGTGAGGCTCACAATGAGGTAGAACCACTTTGCATCTTGGACTTTTACATCCATGAGTCACTTCAACGCCATGGCCATGGACGAGATCTCTTCCAGTATATGCTGCAG AAGGAGCGAGTTGAACCACATCAACTGGCTATTGACCGACCCTCACAGAAGCTGCTGAAGTTCCTGAATAAACACTACAACCTGGAGACCACAGTCCCACAG GTGAACAACTTCGTGATCTTCGAAGGATTCTTTGCCCATCAGCATC CTCCAGCAAGGAAGCTGCCACCCAAGAGAGCAGAGGGAGACATAAAGCCATACTCCTCTAGTGACCGAGAAT ttcTGAAGGTAGCTGTGGAGCCTCCCTGGCCCTTGAACAGGGCCCCTCGCCGTGCTACACCTCCAGCCCACCCACCCCCGCGCTCCAGCAGCCTGGGAAACTCGCCAGAACGGGGTCCCCTCCGCCCCTTCGTGCCAGAGCAGGAGCTGCTGCGTTCCCTGCGCCTCTGCCCTCCGCACCCCACCGCCCGCCTTCTGCTTGCTACTGACCCAGGCGGCAGCCCAGCCCAGCGTCGCCGCACCAG CTCCCTTCCCCGCTCTGATGAGAGTCGATACTGA
- the ATAT1 gene encoding alpha-tubulin N-acetyltransferase 1 isoform X6: protein MEFPFDVDALLPERITVLDQHLRPPARRPGTTTPARVDLQQQIMTIVDELGKASAKAQHLPAPITSASRMQSNRHVMYILKDTSARMAGKGAIVGFLKVGYKKLFVLDDREAHNEVEPLCILDFYIHESLQRHGHGRDLFQYMLQKERVEPHQLAIDRPSQKLLKFLNKHYNLETTVPQVNNFVIFEGFFAHQHPPARKLPPKRAEGDIKPYSSSDREFLKVAVEPPWPLNRAPRRATPPAHPPPRSSSLGNSPERGPLRPFVPEQELLRSLRLCPPHPTARLLLATDPGGSPAQRRRTR, encoded by the exons ATGGAGTTCCCGTTCGATGTGGACGCGCTGCTCCCGGAGCGGATCACGGTGCTAGACCAGCACCTACGGCCACCGGCCCGCCGACCCGGAACCACAACGCCGGCCCG TGTTGATCTGCAGCAGCAAATTATGACCATTGTAGATGAACTGGGCAAGGCTTCTGCTAAG GCCCAGCATCTTCCTGCTCCCATCACCAGTGCATCAAGGATGCAGAGTAACCGCCACGTTATGTATATACTCAAAGATACTTCAGCTCGAAT ggctggaaaaggagCCATTGTTGGCTTCCTTAAAGTTGGATATAAGAAACTCTTTGTACTG GATGACCGTGAGGCTCACAATGAGGTAGAACCACTTTGCATCTTGGACTTTTACATCCATGAGTCACTTCAACGCCATGGCCATGGACGAGATCTCTTCCAGTATATGCTGCAG AAGGAGCGAGTTGAACCACATCAACTGGCTATTGACCGACCCTCACAGAAGCTGCTGAAGTTCCTGAATAAACACTACAACCTGGAGACCACAGTCCCACAG GTGAACAACTTCGTGATCTTCGAAGGATTCTTTGCCCATCAGCATC CTCCAGCAAGGAAGCTGCCACCCAAGAGAGCAGAGGGAGACATAAAGCCATACTCCTCTAGTGACCGAGAAT ttcTGAAGGTAGCTGTGGAGCCTCCCTGGCCCTTGAACAGGGCCCCTCGCCGTGCTACACCTCCAGCCCACCCACCCCCGCGCTCCAGCAGCCTGGGAAACTCGCCAGAACGGGGTCCCCTCCGCCCCTTCGTGCCAGAGCAGGAGCTGCTGCGTTCCCTGCGCCTCTGCCCTCCGCACCCCACCGCCCGCCTTCTGCTTGCTACTGACCCAGGCGGCAGCCCAGCCCAGCGTCGCCGCACCAGGTAA
- the ATAT1 gene encoding alpha-tubulin N-acetyltransferase 1 isoform X8, producing the protein MSWLAFLVTFDPRTGGVDWGLNLSPFIPWPHRGSNQRMWLTCPSCFPTITSREEGVYHTERSVDLQQQIMTIVDELGKASAKAQHLPAPITSASRMQSNRHVMYILKDTSARMAGKGAIVGFLKVGYKKLFVLDDREAHNEVEPLCILDFYIHESLQRHGHGRDLFQYMLQKERVEPHQLAIDRPSQKLLKFLNKHYNLETTVPQVNNFVIFEGFFAHQHPPARKLPPKRAEGDIKPYSSSDREFLKVAVEPPWPLNRAPRRATPPAHPPPRSSSLGNSPERGPLRPFVPEQELLRSLRLCPPHPTARLLLATDPGGSPAQRRRTR; encoded by the exons ATGTCCTGGCTCGCCTTTTTGGTGACATTTGATCCTAGAACTGGTGGGGTAGATTGGGGCTTGAATCTGTCACCTTTCATCCCTTGGCCCCATCGTGGTTCCAACCAAAGGATGTGGTTGACCTGCCCTTCCTGCTTCCCCACAATAACTTCAAGGGAGGAGGGAGTGTACCACACTGAAAGGAG TGTTGATCTGCAGCAGCAAATTATGACCATTGTAGATGAACTGGGCAAGGCTTCTGCTAAG GCCCAGCATCTTCCTGCTCCCATCACCAGTGCATCAAGGATGCAGAGTAACCGCCACGTTATGTATATACTCAAAGATACTTCAGCTCGAAT ggctggaaaaggagCCATTGTTGGCTTCCTTAAAGTTGGATATAAGAAACTCTTTGTACTG GATGACCGTGAGGCTCACAATGAGGTAGAACCACTTTGCATCTTGGACTTTTACATCCATGAGTCACTTCAACGCCATGGCCATGGACGAGATCTCTTCCAGTATATGCTGCAG AAGGAGCGAGTTGAACCACATCAACTGGCTATTGACCGACCCTCACAGAAGCTGCTGAAGTTCCTGAATAAACACTACAACCTGGAGACCACAGTCCCACAG GTGAACAACTTCGTGATCTTCGAAGGATTCTTTGCCCATCAGCATC CTCCAGCAAGGAAGCTGCCACCCAAGAGAGCAGAGGGAGACATAAAGCCATACTCCTCTAGTGACCGAGAAT ttcTGAAGGTAGCTGTGGAGCCTCCCTGGCCCTTGAACAGGGCCCCTCGCCGTGCTACACCTCCAGCCCACCCACCCCCGCGCTCCAGCAGCCTGGGAAACTCGCCAGAACGGGGTCCCCTCCGCCCCTTCGTGCCAGAGCAGGAGCTGCTGCGTTCCCTGCGCCTCTGCCCTCCGCACCCCACCGCCCGCCTTCTGCTTGCTACTGACCCAGGCGGCAGCCCAGCCCAGCGTCGCCGCACCAGGTAA